One genomic window of Nitrososphaera sp. includes the following:
- a CDS encoding glycosyltransferase family 2 protein, whose translation MSHSESVEKASRVMICIPAFNEAKEIGQIIKRAKPYANAIIVCDDGSSDGTSEAARSAGATVVAHPANRGYGAAIKTLFEYAKEHDAEVMITLDSDGQHDPSQIPALLGPILRKEADMVIGSRFLKAADKKKVPAYRSLGIKTITKLAQLTSKNHLTDAQSGFRAYNKKAIASIDLTEDGMAASTEILMRAGQRNLTIKEVPITIRYDIGDTSTHNPLSHGGGIVLAILRFLSIYHPLSFYGLPGIGFLSVAGYFAVQALDIFSATRYVSTPMIIISVGTAVIGSMLLVTAIILYSLSALIRERIRI comes from the coding sequence TTGTCCCATTCTGAGAGTGTTGAGAAAGCCTCAAGAGTTATGATTTGCATTCCTGCGTTTAACGAAGCCAAAGAGATCGGTCAAATAATAAAGCGGGCAAAACCGTACGCGAACGCCATTATAGTTTGTGACGACGGATCATCGGATGGTACCTCCGAAGCTGCAAGATCTGCGGGTGCAACCGTTGTAGCACATCCCGCCAACCGCGGGTACGGCGCTGCAATCAAGACGCTCTTTGAGTATGCCAAAGAGCACGATGCAGAAGTGATGATAACATTGGATTCTGACGGTCAACATGACCCAAGCCAAATTCCCGCTCTCCTAGGGCCTATTTTGCGTAAAGAAGCAGATATGGTAATAGGTTCTAGATTCTTAAAAGCCGCCGATAAGAAGAAGGTTCCCGCTTACCGAAGCTTAGGCATTAAAACAATAACCAAGCTGGCTCAACTTACTTCAAAAAACCACCTTACAGATGCTCAAAGCGGTTTCAGGGCGTATAACAAGAAGGCCATAGCTTCCATCGATTTAACGGAGGATGGGATGGCAGCTTCGACTGAAATCCTCATGAGAGCAGGTCAAAGGAACCTGACGATAAAAGAGGTCCCAATAACCATACGCTATGACATTGGAGACACTTCAACGCATAATCCGCTATCGCACGGAGGAGGGATTGTACTCGCAATATTGAGATTCCTCTCAATCTATCATCCACTTTCATTCTATGGCTTGCCAGGTATTGGTTTCTTGAGCGTAGCTGGATATTTTGCTGTTCAGGCACTCGATATTTTTTCTGCAACACGCTATGTTTCGACTCCGATGATCATAATTTCCGTTGGCACCGCGGTCATAGGGTCTATGTTGCTTGTAACGGCGATTATACTGTATTCTCTGTCTGCACTGATTCGAGAAAGGATTCGCATATAA